In the Chlorobium limicola DSM 245 genome, one interval contains:
- a CDS encoding ATP-binding protein: MLRFIDNDLRRWQEGTRRKPLILRGARQVGKTWSLKEFGSKRFASLALVDFERNQPLRKLFDGDLTARRICSDLEVILQQKITPGKTLLFFDEIQACPRAITALRYFYEEMPELHVAAAGSLLEFALDESSFPVGRVQFLNLYPLCFAEYLEAIGNAPAAAAVLGNPAEISPAVHDLLREELKRYFFIGGMPAAVNAYLENNSLRDAFEVQKEIAESFRMDFAKYTPRVDRFCLDSVFTSLSQHIGKQIKYARLGEGYSNPTLKKAFDALCLAQVARRVPSADPSGLPLGATASAKSFKAIMLDIGLMRHLSGMPGDIEYAKNDLLSIYRGAMAEQFVGQEMLVSQQGCLYYWDRQAKSSSAEVDYLAVLNGRIHPVEVKSGATGSLRSLHLFLATYPECGRALVFSDRPYADLPEQKITFLPLYSAFAITRNE; this comes from the coding sequence ATGCTTCGATTCATTGATAACGATCTTCGGCGCTGGCAGGAAGGGACACGCCGAAAGCCGCTCATCCTGCGGGGCGCCCGTCAGGTCGGCAAAACATGGTCGCTCAAAGAGTTTGGAAGCAAACGATTTGCATCTCTTGCCCTTGTTGATTTTGAACGGAATCAGCCCTTGCGCAAACTCTTCGATGGCGATCTTACGGCAAGGCGCATCTGCTCGGATCTTGAAGTCATCCTGCAGCAAAAGATCACGCCGGGTAAAACCCTGCTCTTTTTTGATGAGATACAGGCATGTCCCCGAGCGATAACCGCACTGCGTTATTTTTATGAAGAAATGCCGGAACTGCATGTCGCAGCCGCCGGATCTCTGCTTGAATTCGCTCTTGACGAGAGTTCCTTTCCGGTCGGCAGGGTTCAGTTTCTCAATCTCTATCCGCTCTGTTTCGCTGAATATCTGGAAGCAATCGGCAACGCCCCTGCAGCAGCTGCCGTTCTGGGCAATCCGGCTGAAATATCGCCTGCCGTGCATGACCTTCTGCGCGAGGAGCTGAAACGCTATTTTTTTATCGGGGGAATGCCGGCGGCTGTCAATGCATACCTTGAAAACAACTCTCTGCGCGATGCCTTCGAAGTACAAAAAGAAATTGCAGAGTCCTTCAGGATGGACTTTGCCAAATATACACCCAGGGTTGACCGCTTCTGTCTCGACTCGGTATTCACCTCCCTTTCGCAGCATATCGGAAAACAGATCAAATATGCACGCCTCGGCGAGGGGTACAGCAACCCGACACTGAAAAAGGCGTTCGACGCCCTGTGCCTGGCTCAGGTAGCCCGAAGGGTTCCCTCGGCCGACCCCTCGGGACTTCCATTGGGGGCGACAGCCTCCGCCAAATCATTCAAGGCGATCATGCTCGATATCGGCTTGATGCGCCACCTGTCGGGGATGCCCGGTGATATCGAGTATGCAAAAAACGACCTGCTCTCCATCTACCGGGGAGCCATGGCGGAACAGTTTGTCGGCCAGGAGATGCTGGTATCCCAACAGGGCTGCCTGTATTACTGGGACAGGCAGGCCAAAAGCAGTTCGGCTGAGGTCGATTACCTGGCGGTTCTGAACGGCCGGATTCATCCGGTTGAGGTAAAAAGCGGCGCTACCGGCAGTTTGAGAAGCCTTCATCTCTTTCTTGCCACGTACCCGGAGTGTGGCAGGGCACTGGTCTTTTCCGACCGCCCGTATGCCGACCTTCCTGAGCAAAAAATCACGTTCCTGCCGCTTTACAGCGCTTTTGCCATCACCAGAAACGAGTAG
- a CDS encoding VOC family protein: protein MVKQAKNTICLWYERDAEEAAHFYARIFPDSFVGAVHLAPGDFPSGKKGEVLTVEFTVMGIPCLGLNGGPAFRHSEAFSFQVATIDQPETDRYWNAIVGNGGQESECGWCKDKWGLSWQITPIALTEAVTDPDPAAARRAFDAMMQMKKIDIAAIEAARRG from the coding sequence ATGGTCAAGCAAGCAAAGAACACGATTTGCCTTTGGTACGAGAGAGATGCCGAGGAGGCGGCTCACTTTTACGCGAGGATATTCCCCGATTCATTCGTCGGTGCGGTGCACCTCGCACCGGGCGACTTTCCGTCAGGGAAGAAAGGGGAGGTACTTACCGTCGAGTTTACCGTGATGGGCATCCCGTGCCTCGGGCTCAACGGCGGACCTGCGTTCAGGCATAGCGAAGCGTTCTCGTTTCAGGTCGCAACCATTGACCAGCCCGAAACGGATCGCTACTGGAACGCTATAGTTGGCAACGGCGGGCAGGAGAGCGAGTGCGGCTGGTGCAAGGACAAGTGGGGATTGTCCTGGCAGATAACGCCGATCGCCCTGACGGAAGCCGTCACCGACCCCGATCCCGCTGCCGCCAGGCGCGCGTTCGATGCGATGATGCAGATGAAAAAGATCGACATCGCCGCAATCGAAGCGGCACGCCGCGGTTAA
- a CDS encoding VOC family protein, protein MKNNPVVWFEIYVENMERARAFYEATLDVTLEIMQPPTDEISKEANMEMWSFPGPKDNETAMITPGASGMLVKMEGFRPGAGGTLVYFGCEECGATAARAVKNGGRTVSEKMSIGEYGFIALVHDTEGNMIGLHSMQ, encoded by the coding sequence ATGAAAAACAATCCCGTTGTCTGGTTTGAAATTTACGTAGAGAACATGGAGCGCGCCAGGGCGTTCTACGAAGCTACACTCGACGTTACGCTGGAAATAATGCAGCCGCCCACCGATGAAATAAGCAAGGAGGCGAATATGGAAATGTGGAGCTTTCCTGGGCCAAAGGATAACGAAACAGCCATGATAACCCCCGGTGCAAGCGGTATGCTGGTAAAAATGGAGGGCTTCAGGCCCGGCGCAGGCGGCACTCTGGTTTATTTTGGCTGTGAAGAGTGCGGGGCGACTGCCGCGCGTGCAGTCAAAAACGGCGGGCGAACAGTAAGCGAAAAAATGTCTATCGGGGAGTATGGGTTTATTGCGCTGGTTCACGATACGGAAGGGAATATGATTGGTTTGCACTCGATGCAATAA
- a CDS encoding (2Fe-2S) ferredoxin domain-containing protein, which produces MAVQKVSPYVAHVFVCTNDRRGARKSCADDNSELVKAALKRVVDEKGWKGNVRVSTSGCMGLCATGPNVMIYPQKVLFSGVSPDDVDGIVSAIERFVADG; this is translated from the coding sequence ATGGCTGTTCAAAAAGTATCTCCCTATGTCGCGCATGTTTTTGTCTGTACCAATGATCGTCGCGGAGCGCGAAAATCATGTGCGGACGATAACAGCGAGCTCGTCAAAGCAGCATTGAAGAGGGTTGTTGACGAGAAAGGGTGGAAAGGAAACGTGAGGGTTTCAACGTCCGGCTGCATGGGACTTTGCGCCACGGGACCCAATGTGATGATCTACCCGCAGAAGGTATTGTTTTCGGGGGTATCGCCGGATGATGTTGATGGCATAGTGTCGGCTATCGAGCGGTTCGTCGCCGATGGGTGA
- the acs gene encoding acetate--CoA ligase — protein MATEENASTNQQSISSVLSEKRKFPPPEQFSQSAHISSMEEYEKLYAAAAEDPEAYWGGIAEQFHWFKKWDSILEWNTPYAKWFNGGKTNICYNAVDVHMQSWRKNKAAIIWEGEEGNQQVITYGELHRQVSKFANVLKIAGIQPGDRVAIYMGMVPELVIAVLACARVGAVHNVIFAGFSAHAITERVNDSRAKLVICCDGTRRRGSSINLKKIVDEAIVNTPSVRSVIVLKVTGETVSMHDGMDHWWHDLMGLAMDVCEPVHVESEHPLFVLYTSGSTGKPKGILHTTAGYMVHAASSFRYVFDIKDEDIYWCTADVGWITGHSYMVYGPLLNGATLLMYEGAPNYPQWDRFWDIINRHKVTILYTAPTAIRAFIRAGNEWVTKHDISSLRLLGTVGEPINPEAWMWYHKIVGQEKCPIVDTWWQTETGGIMVSPLPGATPTKPGTATRPLPGIMVDVVRKDGTPCEANEGGYLVIKKPWPSMLRTIYGDNERYEKTYWSEFDDMYFTGDGARKDEDGYIWIMGRVDDVVNVSGHRLGTSEVESALVSHEAVAEAAVVSRPDDIKGNALVAFVTLKDEYEGDMKLRESLRNHVAKEIGPIAKPDEIRWAKGLPKTRSGKIMRRLLRELATSNEIKGDITTLEDFGVLENLRDQED, from the coding sequence ATGGCTACAGAAGAAAACGCATCAACCAATCAGCAATCAATCAGTTCTGTCCTCTCGGAAAAACGAAAATTTCCGCCTCCGGAGCAATTTTCGCAATCCGCTCACATCTCCTCGATGGAAGAGTACGAGAAGCTTTATGCCGCGGCAGCTGAAGACCCCGAAGCTTACTGGGGTGGAATTGCAGAACAGTTTCATTGGTTCAAAAAATGGGATAGCATACTGGAATGGAATACCCCGTATGCAAAGTGGTTCAACGGCGGTAAAACGAACATATGCTACAATGCCGTCGATGTTCACATGCAGAGCTGGAGAAAGAACAAGGCCGCCATTATCTGGGAAGGTGAAGAAGGAAATCAGCAGGTCATCACATACGGCGAACTGCATCGCCAGGTCAGCAAATTCGCCAATGTACTGAAAATCGCCGGCATTCAGCCGGGTGATCGCGTAGCCATCTACATGGGTATGGTTCCCGAACTGGTTATTGCCGTTCTTGCCTGTGCCCGTGTAGGCGCTGTCCACAACGTTATTTTCGCAGGATTTTCAGCTCATGCCATTACCGAAAGAGTCAACGACTCCCGGGCAAAACTGGTCATCTGCTGCGACGGCACAAGACGCCGGGGAAGCTCGATCAACCTGAAAAAAATTGTTGACGAAGCCATCGTCAACACCCCTTCCGTCCGGAGCGTAATCGTCCTGAAGGTCACCGGCGAAACCGTCAGCATGCACGACGGAATGGACCATTGGTGGCACGATCTCATGGGTCTTGCCATGGATGTCTGCGAGCCGGTACATGTTGAATCAGAACATCCGCTCTTCGTGCTCTACACCAGCGGATCCACCGGCAAGCCGAAAGGCATTCTGCACACGACGGCAGGTTACATGGTACATGCCGCAAGCTCTTTCAGATATGTGTTCGACATCAAGGATGAGGACATCTACTGGTGTACCGCCGATGTAGGCTGGATCACCGGTCACAGCTACATGGTTTACGGTCCGCTCCTCAACGGCGCTACCCTGCTCATGTACGAAGGCGCGCCCAACTATCCGCAGTGGGACCGCTTCTGGGATATCATCAACCGTCACAAGGTTACCATTCTCTATACCGCTCCTACCGCTATCCGCGCATTCATCCGAGCCGGCAACGAGTGGGTTACCAAACACGATATCAGCTCGCTTCGCCTGCTCGGCACGGTTGGCGAACCGATAAATCCCGAAGCATGGATGTGGTACCACAAAATCGTCGGTCAGGAAAAATGTCCGATCGTCGACACCTGGTGGCAGACCGAAACAGGCGGCATCATGGTCTCCCCGCTTCCCGGTGCAACCCCGACAAAACCCGGCACGGCTACCCGCCCGCTTCCCGGCATCATGGTCGATGTCGTGCGCAAGGACGGCACACCGTGCGAAGCCAACGAAGGCGGATACCTGGTCATCAAAAAACCATGGCCGTCAATGCTCAGAACCATCTATGGCGATAACGAACGGTACGAAAAAACCTACTGGTCTGAATTCGACGACATGTACTTCACCGGTGACGGCGCACGCAAGGACGAAGACGGTTACATCTGGATCATGGGCCGCGTCGATGACGTTGTCAACGTCTCCGGACACCGCCTCGGCACCAGCGAAGTCGAAAGCGCCCTCGTATCCCACGAAGCCGTTGCAGAGGCAGCTGTCGTCAGCCGTCCCGACGACATCAAGGGCAATGCGCTTGTGGCCTTCGTCACGCTCAAGGACGAGTATGAAGGCGACATGAAGCTTCGCGAATCGCTCCGCAACCACGTTGCCAAGGAGATCGGCCCGATCGCCAAACCGGATGAGATCCGCTGGGCGAAAGGTCTTCCGAAAACCCGCAGCGGCAAAATCATGCGCAGGCTGCTACGCGAACTTGCAACCAGCAACGAAATCAAGGGCGATATCACAACGCTCGAAGATTTCGGCGTACTGGAGAACCTCCGCGACCAGGAAGACTGA
- the leuS gene encoding leucine--tRNA ligase: MRYEFSAIEKKWQAIWQENGTFKTGESTEKPKYYVLDMFPYPSGSGLHVGHLEGYTASDIIARFKRSRGFNVLHPMGWDAFGLPAEQYAIKTGTHPKITTENNIRSFRETLQAMGFSYDWSKEINTTDPAYFKWTQWIFLRLYEMGLAYMSDVDVNWCEELKTVLANEEVDEKIADGYTVVRKPLRQWVLKITAYAERLLADLDELEWPENVKQMQRNWIGRSEGVEIDFELRCHGKNLRVYTTRPDTLFGATYLVVSPEHPLAEKLATADNLKEVKAYISRAKLKTELERTGLQKDKTGVFTGSYAINPATGNPLPVWISDFVLISYGTGAIMSVPAHDSRDWEFAKKFDLPIIEVIKSPHDVNDAVFEGKESVPVNSSNSEITIDGLPFREAFDTMASWLEKKGAGKRTINYKLRDWIFSRQRYWGEPIPIKHYEDGTLRTETILPLTLPDVEAYQPSETGESPLATIHDWLYGSDEFGSFRRETNTMPQWAGSCWYYLRFIDPENSGRLIDPEREKYWMNVDLYIGGAEHAVLHLLYARFWHKVLFDLNVVSTVEPFRKLFNQGMILGEDNEKMSKSRGNVIPADHVLKTYGADAVRLYEMFLGPLEQVKPWNTNGIEGISRFLGKVWRLVYPEQEGNKAELTDETMPEELLRRLHKTIRKVTEDTEALKFNTAIAEMMVLVNELQRNGCRNRTAVESMILLLAPYAPHIAEELWQATGHTGSISNEPFPNYVAGLATDSVVQIAVQVNGKLRGTFSTPAGTPQNSLIETARNVESVMKFLEGKAIMREIVVPDKLVNFAVK; encoded by the coding sequence ATGCGTTACGAATTTTCAGCAATAGAAAAAAAATGGCAGGCGATCTGGCAGGAAAACGGCACATTCAAAACCGGTGAATCCACAGAAAAGCCGAAATACTACGTACTCGACATGTTCCCCTATCCAAGCGGTTCCGGCCTGCATGTCGGCCATCTTGAAGGGTACACCGCTTCCGATATCATCGCAAGATTCAAACGAAGCCGGGGCTTTAACGTGCTTCACCCCATGGGCTGGGACGCTTTCGGGCTTCCTGCCGAACAGTATGCCATTAAAACCGGCACGCACCCGAAAATTACGACTGAAAACAACATCCGCAGTTTCAGGGAAACCCTGCAGGCAATGGGTTTTTCATACGACTGGTCCAAAGAGATCAACACAACCGATCCGGCTTACTTCAAATGGACACAATGGATATTTCTCCGCCTGTACGAGATGGGACTTGCCTACATGTCCGATGTGGATGTTAACTGGTGCGAAGAGCTGAAAACCGTTCTCGCCAACGAAGAGGTCGATGAAAAAATCGCCGACGGCTATACCGTTGTGCGCAAACCGCTGCGGCAGTGGGTATTGAAAATTACCGCTTATGCGGAACGGCTGCTTGCCGATCTTGACGAACTCGAATGGCCTGAAAACGTCAAGCAGATGCAGCGCAACTGGATAGGCCGCTCCGAAGGCGTTGAAATCGATTTTGAGCTGCGCTGTCACGGTAAAAACCTCCGCGTCTATACCACACGTCCCGACACCCTTTTCGGGGCGACCTATCTGGTTGTCTCCCCTGAGCATCCGCTGGCCGAAAAGCTCGCGACTGCAGATAATCTCAAAGAGGTCAAGGCATACATCAGTCGGGCCAAACTGAAAACCGAGCTTGAACGTACCGGACTGCAGAAAGATAAGACCGGCGTCTTCACTGGCTCATACGCCATCAATCCGGCAACCGGAAATCCGCTACCGGTATGGATATCCGACTTCGTCCTTATCAGCTACGGAACCGGCGCCATCATGTCGGTACCCGCCCACGACAGCCGCGACTGGGAATTCGCGAAAAAATTCGATCTGCCCATCATCGAGGTCATCAAAAGCCCTCATGATGTCAATGATGCCGTGTTTGAAGGCAAAGAGAGCGTTCCCGTCAACTCTTCGAACAGTGAAATCACCATCGACGGCCTGCCCTTCAGGGAGGCATTCGACACAATGGCCTCATGGCTTGAAAAGAAAGGAGCGGGAAAACGCACGATCAACTACAAACTGCGCGACTGGATTTTCAGCCGTCAGCGGTACTGGGGAGAACCCATTCCGATAAAACATTACGAAGACGGAACGCTCCGCACCGAAACAATTCTGCCGCTCACCCTGCCGGATGTCGAGGCCTATCAGCCTTCCGAAACCGGCGAATCTCCGCTTGCAACCATCCACGACTGGCTCTATGGCAGCGACGAATTCGGTTCGTTCAGAAGAGAAACCAATACCATGCCGCAATGGGCGGGAAGCTGCTGGTACTACCTCCGCTTTATCGACCCCGAAAACAGCGGGCGGCTGATCGATCCGGAGAGGGAAAAGTACTGGATGAACGTCGATCTCTATATCGGAGGAGCCGAACATGCCGTGCTCCATCTGCTCTATGCGAGATTCTGGCACAAGGTGCTGTTCGACCTCAACGTAGTCTCTACGGTGGAACCATTCCGGAAACTGTTCAATCAGGGCATGATTCTCGGCGAAGACAACGAAAAAATGTCGAAATCGAGAGGCAACGTCATTCCGGCCGACCACGTTCTGAAAACCTACGGCGCCGATGCCGTCCGCCTCTATGAGATGTTTCTCGGACCTCTCGAACAGGTTAAACCCTGGAACACCAATGGCATTGAGGGAATCAGCCGTTTTCTCGGCAAAGTCTGGCGACTGGTCTACCCCGAACAGGAAGGGAACAAAGCGGAGCTCACGGATGAAACCATGCCGGAAGAACTGCTGAGACGTTTGCACAAAACCATCAGAAAGGTCACGGAAGATACCGAGGCGCTCAAATTCAACACCGCAATCGCGGAGATGATGGTACTGGTCAACGAACTGCAGCGCAACGGATGCCGAAACAGAACCGCCGTAGAAAGCATGATCCTGCTGCTCGCGCCATATGCACCGCATATCGCCGAAGAGCTCTGGCAGGCGACAGGCCATACCGGTTCGATAAGCAACGAACCGTTCCCGAACTATGTCGCCGGGCTTGCCACCGACAGTGTCGTGCAGATTGCCGTTCAGGTCAACGGCAAACTCAGGGGAACATTCAGCACCCCTGCCGGCACTCCGCAAAACTCATTGATCGAGACCGCCCGAAATGTCGAATCGGTCATGAAGTTCCTTGAAGGCAAAGCCATTATGAGAGAAATAGTCGTTCCTGACAAGCTCGTAAATTTCGCCGTAAAATAA